The genomic window CGTGCACGTAGACGACCGAGGAGAAACCGTGGGCCAGGGCGGGCTGTGCGAACCCCAGGAAGGCGATCACCGCCACGGTGACGGCGAGGATGCTGCGGCGGACTCGTGAGGACATGTGGCTCCTTTGCTTGCCAGCGCACCGTGCACGGCGCGGGTGAACAGGAGCGGGCCCGCCGGGGAATGATGGAAAAACAAGCGTGGGAAGGGCACCCGGTGACGAATACGGCAGGGCGCGGCATAGCAGGATGGCGGCACACCCCCGCCACCACCTGGAAGGACGATCCGTTGCGCCCCTCGTTTCCAGCTGTCGCGGCGCTGGCCGCGGCTGCCGCGCTGGTCGCCGGATGCGGCTCCGGCGACGACTGGTCGCGGCCGCACCCCAGGCCGTCCGCCGTCGGCGCCCTCGGCCCCGGCTTCGTCGACCCCGCCGCCCCGCCCGCCCCGGAGGCGACCGCGACCCCGCAGCCCGGCTCGTGGGACCACGTGCGCCCCTCGGAGGGCTACCGGGTGGTGCTGCTCACCGCGGGCAGGGACCGCCCGACCGCCGCGCTGGTGGCGGCGGTCAAGGACTGGGCGGCTGCCGAGCACGTCGGGCTCAGGACGGTGACCGCCGACGGCACCGCCGACCTGCTGCCCAGCGCCACCAGGGCGCTGGACATGCACCCCGACCTCATCGTCAGCGCCGGCAACGACCTGATCGACCCGCTCGCCACCGTCACCCCGAACCACCTCTCGCAGCAGTTCCTGGTGGTGGGCGCGGAGTTGGCCGAGCCCACCGCCAACGTCACCGCCGTCGACTGGTCGGGGGCGTCCTTCCGCGGCGAAGGCCTCGGCATGTCCTCCACCTACGACCCGGCCTCCTTCACCACCGAGCGCTGCGCGGCCTCCATCAGGGCCGGTGTCGCGGCCGTGCTCAACGACCTGACGGGCATCGTGCTCTGGCTCGACCGGGTCTGAACCCGGCGGCGACCAGGTGCCCGTGCGGCGCCGGTCAGGCGGTCATCGCCAGGGCGGCGCCGACGGACTCGTCGAAGACGGCGCGGGCGTCGGCCCGTGACGCCGCCGGCAGCAGCGGCAGCACGACGTGCGTACGGGACTGGACCGCGGGGTGCAGGCGCAGCACGGCCGCGCAGCTGCCCTTCGGGCCGGCTTCGAGGAAGAGGCGGCTGCCGGACCTGAGCAGGTCGTCCATCGCGGGCCAGAACAGCACCGGTCTGGACAGCTGGGCCGACCAGAACTCCGGGGTGACCGACTCCGCGGCGGTCACGTCGCGGGCGGTGCAGGTGGAGCGGATCGTGATGGCCGGCGGGCGCAGCTCGATACGTCCGAGCAGTTCGCCGAACCTGGCGGCGGCCCCCGCGCACAGCGGGCTGTGGAACGCCTGCCGCGCCTTCACCGGGCGGCACGCCACCACCTCGGCGGTCAGGGCCCGCTCTGCGGACCGCAGTTCGGCCGTCGCGCCGGAGAGCACCGTCTGATAGGGGCTGTTGATCGCCGCGACCGCGATGCCCTGCTCGGCGAGGTCGGCGCCGAGCACCTCCCGGATCCGGCCGACGCCCGCGGCGACCGCGAGCATCCCTCCCGGTTCCGTGGCCGCCATCGCGGCGGTCCTCGCGGCCATCACCCGGCTGCCCTCGGCGATGCTGAACACCCCGGCCACGGCGGCCGCGGCCAGTTCGCCGACGCTGTGGCCGACCAGGACCGTGGGGCGCAGGCCCCGCGCGATCACCGCGAACGCCAGGGCCGCGCCGACCGCGAACAGCAACGGCTGCGCCCGGCAGCAGTCGTCGAAGTCCGGCACCGGCTGCTCGGCGAGCCAGTCGGCACGCAGCCGCCGCCCTTCGGCACCGCCCGCGGCGAAGAACTCGTCCATCACCGCGGTGAACGTCGGCTCGACGCGGTAGAGATCGGCGCCCATCCTCGGTTGCTGCGCGCCCTGCCCGGGGAAGACCAGGGCGACCTCGCGCCGGACGTCCAGGGGAGCCACCGCCTTCGCCGGCCTGGTCACGGGTGCAGCCCGGTCAGTTCCAGGGTTCCGCTCGCGACGCGGACGCCGGCCTGGTCGATGCCGACCGAGGCGGTGAGCGCGTCAGGCCCGCCGCTCACCGCGACCACGCATTCGGCGGGTACGTCGATCTCCACGAAGATGCCGAAGTCCAACTCGGCCCGGGTCAGCGCCGCCTCGCCCGTGCGCAGGCCGGACCTGGCCGCGCTGTGCAGCGCGGACTGCCGCATGGCTTCGATGAGCAGCGAGGCGGGGATGTGGTCGTAGTCCCGGTCGAAGAACGACGGGTGGCTCCGGTCCACCACCAGCGGGTACCGGTCGGGCCGCACGGCCGGGCCGATCACCACGTTGGCCGGGTCGCGCCGCCCGACCAGCTCGGGGTCGACCGGCTTGACGTCACCGGCGGCGCCCACGTCCCCGGCGCGGCGGGCCCGTTGGTAGCTGCGGATCTCGCGGTAGGACTCGCGGGGGAAGAGGATGCTGCCGAACGACAGCGTCATCGCCGGTTCCCGGCCGACGAGGAAGTCGCCCGCGATGTCGAACGTGCCGTCGCGCTCGGTGACCCGGACCTTGATGACGCCGCGCAGCGGGGAGGTCCCGTCGGCGCGGAACGCCCCCAGCCCCGGCACGGCCAGCGACACCTGCTGCACCGCCGAGGGGGTGCCCCGCCGGACGTCGAGGTATTCGTGCCTGACCACGACGAAGGCCTGCCGGAACGCCTCGACCATCGCGACCGGGTCGTGCCAGGGGGCCTGCTGGTCGGACCACAGCGGGTGGTCGTGCGCGATCCGCACGGCGATCGCGAACTCGTGGGCGCCGAGGCGGGCGTGGTCGGTGACGAACACCTCGCGGGCCGACCGCCGGTTCACCGTCTGGGGCGGCACCAGCTCGTCGAAGCCGAGAGCGGCAACGGGATCGTGGGACATCGGAGCCTCCGGAACTGTCAGCGCTCGTCCAGGAACCTGGCCAGCGAGCGGATGGTCGGGTTGTCGAAGATGTCGGTCAGGCCGATCCGCGCGTCGGTCAGCGCCTGCAGCCGGCCCCGCAGCTCGACGGCCGCCAGCGAGTTCAGCCCGTGCGCGACGATGTCGTCGTCCAGGCCGACCGTGCCGTACTCGCCGAGCACGTCGCCGACCGCGGTGCTCACGGTGGTGAGGTTGTCGCCCGAACCCCCGCCGGGGGCAGGCGCAATGGCGGCGGCCGGGGTCCTCGCGGGAGCAGCCCAGTAGCGCTGCCGGGCGAAGGGGTAGGCGGGCAGGTCGACCGGCCGCGCGCCGGAACCGGCGAAGACCGCCGCCCAGTCGACGGCGTCGCCGGTCACGAACCGCTCGGCCGCCTCGCGCAGCGCCGTCCGCCCGAACACGCCGCCCGGCTCGGGAGCGGCGGCGAAGGCCCGCAGCCCCGCCAGCAGTTCGTCCCGGTCCGCGCCGAGCACGACGGCCCGGTGGGTGAAGCGCGCCCGGCACAGCAGGGTGTGACCGACGTCCGCCGGGTCGAGGTCGGACCGCTCGAGCAACGCCAGCAGCCGGGCCGCCTGACGGGCCAGCGCGCCCGGGGTCCTCGCCGAGAACACCCAAGGGACCGCGGCCGGTTGCCGCCGGGGCGGCTCCGGCTCGGGGGGCGCCTGCTCGACGATGACGTGGGCGTTGGTGCCGGAGATGCCGAACGACGACACCCCCGCCCTGCGCGGCCGTCCGGTACGCGGCCAGCTCCGCCGCTCCACGGCCAGCTCCACCCGCCCGGCGGACCAGTCGACATGCGGGCTCGGCGCGTCGACGTGCAGCGTCGCGGGCACCACGCCGTGGCGCATCGCGGCGACCATCTTGATCAGGCCCGCGACGCCCGCGGCGGCCTGGGTGTGCCCGATGTTGGACTTCAGCGACCCCAGGACCAGCGGCCGGTCGGCGGGCCGGTCCTGCCCGTACGTCGCCAGCACCGCCTGCGCCTCGATCGGATCGCCCAGCGTGGTCCCGGTGCCGTGCGCCTCCACCACGTCGACGTCCACCGCGGACAGCCCCGCGTCGGCGAGGGCGGCCCGGATCACCCGTTGCTGGGAGGGGCCGTTGGGCGCGGTCAGCCCGTTGGAGGCGCCGTCCTGGTTCACCGCGCTGCCGCGCACCAGGGCCAGCACCCGATGGCCGCGCTGCCGCGCGTCGGAGAGCCGTTCGAGCACCAGGACGCCGACGCCCTCGGCCCATCCGGTGCCGTCGGCCGCGGCGGCGAAGGACTTGCACCGCCCGTCCGGCGACAGGCCGCGCTGCCGGGCCATGTCCACGAAGCCGCGCGGGGTGGCCATCACCGTCGCCCCACCGGCCATCGCCAGATCCGACTCGCCCGACCGCAGCGACCTGCACGCCAGGTGCACCGCGACCAGCGAGGAGGAGCACGCCGTGTCGAGGGTCACCGCGGGACCCTCAAGTCCCAGCGTGTAGGACAGTCGGCCGGAGATCAGGCTGCCCGCCGTGCCGGTCAACCGGTAGCCCTCGGTGCCCGCTTCGTCGAGGTCGCGGCCGTACTCCTGCGCCATGTGGCCGAGATAGACGCCGGTCGCGCTGCCGGCCAGGGACTGCGGGTCGATGCCGGCGTTCTCCAGCGCCTCCCAGGCGGCTTCGAGCACCAGCCGCTGCTGCGGGTCCATCGCCAGGGCCTCGCCCGGGCCGACGCCGAAGAATCCCGCGTCGAAGTCCGCGGCCCCGGCGACGAATCCGCCGTGGCGCACATACGTCGTGCCCGGCCGGTCAGGATCGGGGTCGTAGAGGTTGTCCAGGTCCCAGCCCCGGTCGGAGGGGAAGCCGGAGATCACGTCGCGGCCGTCGGCCACCAGGTCCCACAGGTCCGCGGCCGAGACGGCGCCGCCGGGGAGGCGGCAGCCGATGCCGACGACCGCGACCGGGTCGTCGCCGCCGTTCCCGCCTCCCGTGCCGTTCCCGCGCAGCCGCTCGATCTCCTTCAGCGACTCGCGCAGCGCCTTCACCAGCCTGGCCTCGGTGTCCTGGCTCATCGCGGGTCACTCCGCCCGGGGTCCTGCGGGTCGTCCGCGTACTCCACCGGAAGCGGCACCCAGGCGCCGCCCATGGTGACGAGGATCTGCCACAGCGCGTCCAGGAAGTCCCGCTCCCGCCGGGGCGGCGCGGGCCGGGTCCCGGAGCCGGCGACCGGCCTCCGCGCGGACGGGGTCCGGGACGGGGGGATCCGCTGCCGCGGGATCCACACCTCGGGGGCGCGTGGCCCGAAGACCCGTGCCCGCAGGGTCCGTGCCTTGCCGGTCCGCGCCCTGGGGCCGCGGCCGGTCATCGCGGGCCGCCTTCGCCCAGCGCGGCCGCGATCAGCTCTTCGGTGTCCATCGCCTCGATCAACTCCTTCTGGCTGGGCCGCGCCTGCGGCGCCGGCGCGACGACGAGGATGCGGTGTATGTGGTCGGTGAGCGCCGCGGGAGTCGGGTAGTCGAAGACCGCCGTGGCCGGCAGCGGCGCGTCCGTCAGCGGTGCGAGGGCGTTGCGCAGCTCGATCGCGATCAGCGAGTCGACCCCCAGGTCGCGGAAGTTGCGGTCGGCGTCGAGCGGCTGACCCTCGCGGTGGCCGAGCACCGCCACCAACTTCCGGCTCAGCAGGTCCAGTACGCGCTGCCGCTGCTCGTCCCGGCCGAGCCCGGCCAGTTCGCGCCGCAGCCGGACCACGTCGTCCTGGCCGCCCGGCCGTACCGGCGCGCGCAGCGTCACCGCGGCCACCTGGGCGCGGGGCGCGGTCAGGGCGGCGTCGAACATCGCCAGGCCGTCGGAGCGGGAGATCGGCGCGAGCCCGCGGTCGCGCAGCCGCGCCAGGTCCGCCTCGCCCAGCTGCCCGGTCATGCCGCGCTCACCGGCCCACAGCCCCCACGCGATGGACACCGCGGGCAGGCCGCCGGCCCGGCGGTGCGCGGCGAGACCGTCCAGGAAGGCGTTCGCGGCCGCGTAGTTGGCCTGGCCCGGCGAGCCGAGCGCGCCGGCCACCGAGGAGAACAGCACGAAAGCGCTGAGATCAAGACCGCGGGTCGCCTCGTGCAGATGCCAGGCGGCGTCCGCCTTGGCCGCGAGCACCGCGGCGAGCCGCCGCGGTGTCAGCGAGTCGAGGACGCCGTCGTCGAGGATGCCCGCCGCGTGCACGACCGCGGTCACTCCGGCGGACGCCACCAGGTCCGTCACCGCGGCCCGGTCGGAGACGTCGCAGGCCACGACCTCGACCTGCGCGCCGGCCGCGGCCAACTCCGCGCGCAGCGCGGGCGCCTCGGGCGCGGCCGGGCCGCGCCTGCTGACCAGCAGCAGGCGCCGGACCCCGTGGCCGACGACGAGATGCCGGGCGAACAGCGCGCCGAGACCGCCGCTGCCGCCGGTGATCAGCACCTTCCCTTCGGGACCGAACGGGGACCCTGTCCCCGCCGGCTCGGCGAGCGGCGCGAGGTGCGGCACGTGCGGCACACCCGAGCGGACGACCACCTGCGGCTGCTCCGTCGCCGGGACCGCGGGCAGGTCCACTTCGCCGTCGGTGTCCACCAGGAAGAACCGGCCCGGCTGTTCGGCCTGCGCGGACCGCACCAGGCCCCACACCGCCGCCCCGGCCAGATCGGGTACGTCCTCGCCCGGCAGCGCGACCGCGCCACGGGTCACCACCACCACCCGCCGCGTCCCCGGCGCGGTCAGCGCGTCCAACGCCCGCCGGGTGGCGGCGTGTACGGAGGAGATGACGTCGGCGCCGGTGGTGAAGCCGTCGAGCACCACGACGTCGTCGAACGCGGCCGGCCGGGGCGCGGGCGCGGAGTCCAGCGGGGTCCAGGCCAGTTCCCGCAGCAGGCCGCCCGGCGCGGACATCGGCCGCAGGCGTACCGGCCCTGCGGTCAGCACCGGCCTCCCCGCCTGGTCGTACGCCGCCAGCGCGACGCCGTCCTGGCCGGCCGGGGACAGCCGGACCCGCAGGCCGTCAGCCCCGGGCCGGTGCAGCACCACGTTCTCCCACGCGAAAGGTACGTCCGTGCCGCCGCGCCCGGTGCCCACCACCCACGCCTGCAACGCCGCGTCCAGCAGCGCCGGGTGCAGGCCGTAGCCGACGGTGTCGAGATCGGCGGCGACCTCGGCGAGCACGTCGTCGCCGTCGCGCCACAGGGCCCGCAGCCCGCGGAAGGCCGGGCCGTAGCCGAGCCCCTGGTCCGCCAGCCGGGAATACGCACCCGCCGGGTCGAGCGGCACCGCGCCGGCCGGCGGCCAGGCCGCCGGTTCGGCGGGTACCGCGTGGACCGCGGTGGCCAGCGAGCCCCTGGCGTGCACCACCCAGGGCGCGGCCGGCTCGTGGGCGCGGGCGGACAGCACCACCTCGCCCGCCGGGTGGGCGACCACCTGGACGGTCACCGCGCCCTGTTCGGGCAGCACCAGCGGCGCCTGGATCACCAACTCGCGTACCGCGGCCGCCCCGACGTCGGCGGCCGCGCGCAGCGCCAGTTCGGCGAAGAGGGTGCCGGGGGCGAGCACCGTACCGGCCACCGCGTGGTCGGTCAGCCAGCCGGGGGAGGTGCGGGAGACCGTGCCGGACAGGACCACCGTCCCGTCGTCGGGCAGCTCCATCCGGGCGCTGAGGACCGGGTGGCCGGCCGCGACGAAGCCGAGTCCCGGGGTGGCGAGCGGGGGTTCGGGCCGCAGCCAGTAGCGCTGCCGGTCGAAGGCGTACGTGGGCAGCTCCGCGTACGGCCCTGACCGCACGCCGAACACCGCCCGCCAGTCCACCGGCAGGCCCCGCGCGGACAGTTCGCCGAGCGTCGGCAGCAGGCTGGCAAGTTCCGGCAGGTCGCGGCGCAGCAGCGACAGCGCGACGACCTCGGTCGGGATGGTCTGCGCCGCCAGCGTGGCCAGCGCCCGCCCGGGGCCGATCTCCACGAAGGTGCTCGCGCCCAGCTCCGCCAGGGCGTTAACGCACGGCAGGAAGCGGACGCTGCCCCTGGCGTGCCGCAGCCAGTAGTCGGCGGACCGCAGATCGCCCTGCGCGGCGGGTCCGCCGCTGACGTTGGACATGATCGGGATCGTCGGCGGGTGGTAGCTCACCTCCCGGGCCACCGCGGCGAACTCCTCCAGCCGGCCGTCGAGTTCGGCGGAGTGGAAGGCGTGCCGGTTGCGCAGCTTGACCGACCGCCGCCCCCGCTCGCGCCAGTGCGCGACGACCCGCTCGACGGCCTCGGGCGTCCCGGAGATCACCGTGGCCTGCGGCGCGTTGAGCGCCGCGATGGACACCCCGGCTTCCAGGGTGGGTTCGATCTCGTCGGCGCCCGCCTGGATCTGCACCATCACGCCGGGCGGCAGCGCGCCCATGGCGCGGCCGCGTGCGGTGATCAGCCTGGCCGCGTCGGGCAGCGACAGGATCCCGGCCACATGCGCCGCGGCCAGCTCGCCGAAGGAGTGGCCGAGCAGGTAGTCGGGACGCAGCCCGAAGGACTCGACCAGCCGGAACAGCGCGACCTCGACGGCGAACAGCGCGGGCTGGGTGAACTCGGTCTGGTCCTGGAGAAGCCCCGCCTCAGGCGAGCCCTTCTCGGCGAACAGCAGCTCCGCCAGCGGCCGTTCCAGATTCGCGTCGAGTGCGGCGAGCACGTCGTCCAGCGCGGCGGCATACGCCGGGAACTCCGCGTACAGCGCCGCGCCCATGGCCGCGTACTGGCTGCCGTGGCCGGGGAAGAGGAAGACGAGCGGCCCGGAGGCCGGTGCGGCCGGTTCCGCGTGCGCGGCTTCGGCGAGCCGGTCGATCAGCTCGGCGCGGTCCGCGCCGGTGACGACCGTCCGGTGCGGGAAGTGCGATCGGGTCGCGACCAGCGCGGAGGCGATCGCCGCCGGGTCCACGTCCCCGTGCGCCCGCACGTGGGCCAGCAGCCGCGCGGCCTGGCCGCGCAGCGCGGGCTCGCTGCGCGCGGACAACACCCAGGGCAGCAACGGCCAGTCGGGCTCGGAGGGCACGGGTTCCGGCTGCGCGGGCGGCTGTTCGAGGATCACATGGGCGTTGGTGCCGGAGATGCCGAACGCGGAGACGCCCGCGCGCCGCGGCCGTCCGGTGTGCGGCCAGTCGACCGGCTCGGTCGCCAGCGCGACACCCCCGGCCGACCAGTCCACCGCGGGGGTCGGCGGGTCGGCGTGCAGGGTCGGCGGGACCACGCCCTGGTTGAGCGCGCCGATCATCTTGATCACGCCGGCCATCCCCGCGGCGGCCTGGGTGTGCCCGATGTTCGACTTGACCGAGCCGAGCAGCAGCGGGCGGTCGGCGGGCCTGTCCTGGCCGTAGGTGGCCAGGACCGCCTCCGCCTCGATGGGGTCACCGAGCACCGTGCCCGTACCGTGCGCTTCGAGGACGTCGACGTCCCCGGTGGACAGGCCCGCGTCGGCCAGGGCGGCGCGGATCACCCGTTGCTGGGAGGGGCCGTTGGGCGCGGTCAGGCCGTTGGAGGCGCCGTCCTGGTTCACCGCGCTGCCGCGCACCACCGCCAGCACCTTGTGCCCGGACTCCCGGGCCCGCGAGAGCCGTTCGAGCACCAGCACGCCCGCACCCTCGCTCCAGCCGGTGCCGTCGGCCGCGGCGCCGAACGACTTGCACCGGCCGTCGGCGCCCAACCCGCCCTGCCGGGCGAACTCCACGAAGACCCGCGGGGTGGCGATCACCGTGGCGGCGCCGACCAGTGCCAGGTCGCACTCGTCGGAGCGCAGCGAGCGCGCGGCCAGGTGCACGGCGACCAGCGACGAGGAGCAGGCGGTGTCCACGGTGACCGCGGGCCCCTCCAGGCCGAGCGCGTAGGCGACCCGGCCGGACGCGACACTGCCCTGGCTGCCGATCAGCCGGTAGCCCTCCACCCCGGCGGCCGCGTCGTCCACGCCGGCGCCGTAGTCCTGCGCCATGATCCCGGCGAACACCCCGGTCCGGCTGCCGGCCAGCGACTCCGGCGCGATGCCGGAGCGTTCCACCGCCTCCCAGCACACTTCGAGCAGCAGCCGCTGCTGCGGGTCCATCGCGGCCGCCTCGTGCGGGTTGATGCCGAAGAAGGCGGCGTCGAACGCGCCCGCGTCGGCGAGGAATCCGCCCTGCCGGGTGGACGGTCCGGAGATCTGCCAGCCGCGGTCGGTCGGGAAGTCGCCGATCGCGTCCCGGCCGGTGGCGACGGCCTCCCACAGGTCGGCGGGGGAGTCGATGCCGCCGGGGAACCGGCAGCTCATGCCCACCACGACGATCGGGTCGGCGTCGTCCACCACGCCGGCGGGCGGCGCGTCCGCGCTCCCGCCGCGTCCGGCGGCGCGGTCGCGCAGGTAACCGGCCAAGGCGGTCGGCGTGGGGTAGTCGAAGACCACGCCGGCGGGCAGCGCCATGCCGGTGGCCGCCTTGAGCCGGTTGCGCAGTTCGACGGCCAGCAGCGAATCGAAGCCCAGATCGCGGAAGTTGCGGTCCGGGTCGACGGGGGCGCCGCCGCCGTGCCCCAGCAGGAGCGAGGCCTGGGTCCTGGTCAGCATGAGCAGGTCCGTGGTCCCGGAGCCCGTGGCGGGTGCCGCCATGGGCCGGCTCGGCGCCAGGTCGGCCAGCACCGAGGGGAGTTCGCCGAGGCCAGCGGACATCTGGAGCACCGCGCGGTCGACCGGCATCGCCACCACGGACGGCCGGTGCTGGGCGACGGCGGCGTCGAAGAGCGCAAGCCCCGCGTCCACCGGCAGTTCGGTCAGGCCGCGCCGCCTGAGCCGGACGAGGTCCGCGTCGCGCAGCTGCCCTGCCATGCCGGCGCCGCGGTCCCACAGGCCCCAGCCGATGGACAGCGCAGGCAGCCCGCGGTCGTGCCGGTACGCGGCCAGCGCGTCGAGGAAGGCGTTGGCCGCCGAGTAGTTGGCCTGCCCGGGGCCGCCGCACACGCCGAGCACGGAGGAGAACAGCACCAGCGCGGCACCGGTCCGCTCGGTCGCCTCGTGCAGATACCAGGCCGCATCGGCCTTGGGGCGCAGCACGGCGTCCATCCGGTCCGGGGTCAGTGCGTCGATGACGCCGTCGTCGAGCACCCCGGCCGCGTGGATCACCGTGGTCAGCTCCGGCGTCACCAGGGCGGCGACCGCGTCGCGGTCGGTGACGTCGCACCGGACCACCTGGGCTTTCGCGCCCAACTCCGCCAGGTCCGCGACCAGTCCCGCGGCCCCGGGGGCGTCCGGGCCCTGCCGTGAGGCGAGTACGAGCCGTCGCACGCCGTGCCGGGCCGCCAGGTGGCGGGCCAGCGCCGAGCCGAGGCCGCCGGTGCCGCCGGTGATCAGTGTCGGTCCGCCGGTGTCGCCGGTGATCAGTGTCGGTCCGCCGGTGTCGAACCCTCCGGCGGCCGAGTCCGGTACGGGCGTGAGGCGGGCCGCGCGCAGCACTCCGGCGCGGATCATCACCTGCGGTTCGCCGCTCGCCACGACGGTGGCGATGTCGATGTCCGCGCCGCTGGCCGTGTCGGCGTCCACCAGCACGATCCGGCCGGGCGCCTCGGCCTGCGCCGCCCGCACCAGACCCCACACCGCGGCGGCGACCGGATCGGGCGCGCCGCCACCGGGGGGCTGCACCGCGCCACGGGTGGCGACCAGCAGGACGCTGCCCGCCGTCCGCTCGTCGGCGAGCCAGTCCTGGAGCACGCCCAGCACCCGGTGGGTGGCGGCGTGCACGGCGGCGGGC from Streptomyces sp. NBC_01198 includes these protein-coding regions:
- a CDS encoding SDR family NAD(P)-dependent oxidoreductase, with protein sequence MTDGFAIIGTAARLPRANGPAEFWRLLRSGTDAVTDPPPGRPTARRGAFLDDITGFDAGFFGLFPREAAAMDPHQRLMLELGWEALENARLTEARLTGTQTGVFVSAPAEFAPAAAPGLYTFTGRQRGMAANRLSHALGLRGPSLTVDTGQSSSLVAVHLAVQSLRTGECDLAVAGGVSLIVAPDEGSGLAEMGVLSPDGRCHVFDSRANGFVRGEGGGLVVVKRLADALADGDPVAAVILGSAVNNDGRTDGLTVPSAAAQQALLTRAYRQAGVDPGAVQYVELHGTGTAVGDPIEAAGLGAALGNAPTRTAPLLVGSVKTNIGHLEAAAGIAGLLKTVLSLRNGQLPASLHFAEPNPAIPLAELNLLVNTRARPWPEGGPAVAGVSSFGIGGTNCHVVLTEAPPAPSSSAPSGLRVVPWVPWVLSAKTPEALRGQARRLLDQTTAGCDPVDVGYSLATTRTVFPVRAVALGRDRAELDSGLRALAVGDGPAVLGDDPAVAGPAGDAALSAAAHDFVAGGEVDWPAVFTGTGARAVDLPGYAFDRSGAGDRSGVGGRSGAAAQSPQDDRQGAADRPTQGDRPAGAVAVPAGDMLGVVRAEVAAQLGHHDADGVPRERSFRSLGFGSLSAVELAERLSAATGRPVEATAVFDFPTPAALAAHLAEQAGEGERDNGLPGGGLPGGKTPGGPSAGTLPASGRSGGELPPGRPAGAPQPAADDPIAIVGIGCRYPGGVTSAAGLWEVAAGGRDVISAFPTDRGWDLAALYDPDPDRTGTTYVREGGFVSDVAGFDAGFFGISPSEAVAMDPQQRLLLEVTWEALENAGIDPLSLAGSRTGAFLGMYGWDSSESVEGYRITGGLSSVASGRVAYTLGLEGPAVTLDTACSSSLVAMHLASRSLRSGESDLVLAGGATVMSTPRVFLEFARQRGLSPDARCKSFAAAADGTAWAEGVGVVVLERLSDARRHGHEVLALLRGSAMNQDGASNGLTAPNGPSQQRVIRAALADAGLSALDVDVVEAHGTGTTLGDPIEAQAILATYGRGRPRGRELLLGSLKSNIGHTQAAAGVAGVIKMVAAMRHGVVPATLHVDAPSPHVDWSSGAVRLATSAQDWPDTGRPRRAAVSSFGISGTNAHVILEQPPARSLPPRSEPRWPAVPWVLSAKTEDALRGQARRLLDHTATGHHSEHDSGPDSGHDTGGDTGHDAADIGRSLASTRSRFAHRAVVVGADEADLVAGLSSVAAGLPAPQVTYGRAEDEPGRTAFVFPGQGIEWLGMAAELLDTAPVFAARMADCAAVVDPLVDWSLLDTVRETVDDSWLERADVVQPALFAVLVSLAELWRSLGVRPDAVVGTSQGEIAAACVAGALSLEDAGRLIVARSRLMAEQLPGAIVSVAAPESEVAGRLLPGLTIAGVNGPNGTTVAGPADVLDAFAAELRANGVRARIVARLASHSPLVDPLEGEFARLTAFVRPRAAAVPVYSTVTGAPVAGEELTPAYWYRNCRQPVAFQRSVEALLADGFRHFVECSPHPALGIHIEQTAEPAGRTVTVVGSLRRDEGGPARLLASAAERYVRGGEVAWDAAFGDARHVPLPTYAFDRTRYWLEAAPRTDVTGLGLTAADHALVGAVAELPDTGAVLLSGQLSLGMHGWLADHAVTGALLVPATAFVELALRAGAEVGLERVGELVVQAPLVLPEQGGVAVRVVVDDGEIAIHSRTGDEWVTHARGELTAADPPDLPPELGEWPPAAATPVDLAGAYQRLAERGYGYGPAFQGLRAVWRRGEDVYAEVALPDGTDTAGFGLHPALLDAALHAALVTVAGEGLALPFAWADVRLLATGATALRVVITPTGPEEFSLAAYDLGGRPVCTAGSVVLRRLSAEQQAAVSRAGHATAHRLLELTWPPLARRDALPVSVASWDDLDRTVPLPNVVLLDGGPAAPAGPDLPAAVHAATHRVLGVLQDWLADERTAGSVLLVATRGAVQPPGGGAPDPVAAAVWGLVRAAQAEAPGRIVLVDADTASGADIDIATVVASGEPQVMIRAGVLRAARLTPVPDSAAGGFDTGGPTLITGDTGGPTLITGGTGGLGSALARHLAARHGVRRLVLASRQGPDAPGAAGLVADLAELGAKAQVVRCDVTDRDAVAALVTPELTTVIHAAGVLDDGVIDALTPDRMDAVLRPKADAAWYLHEATERTGAALVLFSSVLGVCGGPGQANYSAANAFLDALAAYRHDRGLPALSIGWGLWDRGAGMAGQLRDADLVRLRRRGLTELPVDAGLALFDAAVAQHRPSVVAMPVDRAVLQMSAGLGELPSVLADLAPSRPMAAPATGSGTTDLLMLTRTQASLLLGHGGGAPVDPDRNFRDLGFDSLLAVELRNRLKAATGMALPAGVVFDYPTPTALAGYLRDRAAGRGGSADAPPAGVVDDADPIVVVGMSCRFPGGIDSPADLWEAVATGRDAIGDFPTDRGWQISGPSTRQGGFLADAGAFDAAFFGINPHEAAAMDPQQRLLLEVCWEAVERSGIAPESLAGSRTGVFAGIMAQDYGAGVDDAAAGVEGYRLIGSQGSVASGRVAYALGLEGPAVTVDTACSSSLVAVHLAARSLRSDECDLALVGAATVIATPRVFVEFARQGGLGADGRCKSFGAAADGTGWSEGAGVLVLERLSRARESGHKVLAVVRGSAVNQDGASNGLTAPNGPSQQRVIRAALADAGLSTGDVDVLEAHGTGTVLGDPIEAEAVLATYGQDRPADRPLLLGSVKSNIGHTQAAAGMAGVIKMIGALNQGVVPPTLHADPPTPAVDWSAGGVALATEPVDWPHTGRPRRAGVSAFGISGTNAHVILEQPPAQPEPVPSEPDWPLLPWVLSARSEPALRGQAARLLAHVRAHGDVDPAAIASALVATRSHFPHRTVVTGADRAELIDRLAEAAHAEPAAPASGPLVFLFPGHGSQYAAMGAALYAEFPAYAAALDDVLAALDANLERPLAELLFAEKGSPEAGLLQDQTEFTQPALFAVEVALFRLVESFGLRPDYLLGHSFGELAAAHVAGILSLPDAARLITARGRAMGALPPGVMVQIQAGADEIEPTLEAGVSIAALNAPQATVISGTPEAVERVVAHWRERGRRSVKLRNRHAFHSAELDGRLEEFAAVAREVSYHPPTIPIMSNVSGGPAAQGDLRSADYWLRHARGSVRFLPCVNALAELGASTFVEIGPGRALATLAAQTIPTEVVALSLLRRDLPELASLLPTLGELSARGLPVDWRAVFGVRSGPYAELPTYAFDRQRYWLRPEPPLATPGLGFVAAGHPVLSARMELPDDGTVVLSGTVSRTSPGWLTDHAVAGTVLAPGTLFAELALRAAADVGAAAVRELVIQAPLVLPEQGAVTVQVVAHPAGEVVLSARAHEPAAPWVVHARGSLATAVHAVPAEPAAWPPAGAVPLDPAGAYSRLADQGLGYGPAFRGLRALWRDGDDVLAEVAADLDTVGYGLHPALLDAALQAWVVGTGRGGTDVPFAWENVVLHRPGADGLRVRLSPAGQDGVALAAYDQAGRPVLTAGPVRLRPMSAPGGLLRELAWTPLDSAPAPRPAAFDDVVVLDGFTTGADVISSVHAATRRALDALTAPGTRRVVVVTRGAVALPGEDVPDLAGAAVWGLVRSAQAEQPGRFFLVDTDGEVDLPAVPATEQPQVVVRSGVPHVPHLAPLAEPAGTGSPFGPEGKVLITGGSGGLGALFARHLVVGHGVRRLLLVSRRGPAAPEAPALRAELAAAGAQVEVVACDVSDRAAVTDLVASAGVTAVVHAAGILDDGVLDSLTPRRLAAVLAAKADAAWHLHEATRGLDLSAFVLFSSVAGALGSPGQANYAAANAFLDGLAAHRRAGGLPAVSIAWGLWAGERGMTGQLGEADLARLRDRGLAPISRSDGLAMFDAALTAPRAQVAAVTLRAPVRPGGQDDVVRLRRELAGLGRDEQRQRVLDLLSRKLVAVLGHREGQPLDADRNFRDLGVDSLIAIELRNALAPLTDAPLPATAVFDYPTPAALTDHIHRILVVAPAPQARPSQKELIEAMDTEELIAAALGEGGPR